From a region of the Archocentrus centrarchus isolate MPI-CPG fArcCen1 chromosome 18, fArcCen1, whole genome shotgun sequence genome:
- the LOC115797513 gene encoding uncharacterized protein LOC115797513 isoform X1, with protein MSCFFSCPQIKAQLKGRHTEIMNGLDDVTVSVLNAANIDEVLIHTLSRDDLRDLFPGPENFLRRKQLWAHLHKEEDYSTLPDKAGPGEAGTRSSPKGTPPSPQTSTPLVKKTPEKTLQLPSPPEYVIYTDGELELARKHYFEMACTGREGEAAMSKELRCRLVRNTVTSMISILRASRQGEELRYPSKYDVTAMAKKLVEYYPMLQDNDLPAKYTSMYSYLQKRILNIKSPRKRQGPTPERGRSKKRRHIEFSPSDQGEDDDADSSGGSTILLPPVSSSDGDSSVNMDSLATQARHYKTLQDLYKKPKPNRDAVCQILDLEFQSRRAFIDSDVLKEEDRPTKILEAYPCFKELHNVMDELRRILDKNNNKFITEVKARWEDFCSMVQFYGLWKKVLKPPMNQNRVECNIALFRALPTLFPSPTAPPKKLGHASEALLHVLQPTEDPAIYLQRRSLFSPVLLFDGSHCIMAIGTTPITTFAEEDLRQGLLYLMAYYYTLHLTYPKCVATLLSVIQTEVLKDSIHERDTTSSYKKAMAEWKAFIQE; from the exons ATGTcgtgttttttttcatgccctCAGATAAAGGCGCAATTAAAAGGAAGACACACGGAAATCATGAATGGACTAGATGATGTTACAGTATCAGTTCTAAATG CTGCCAACATAGATGAGGTTTTAATCCACACCCTCAGTCGTGATGATTTAAGAGATCTTTTTCCTGGTCCAGAAAACTTTCTCAGGAGGAAACAGTTGTGGGCTCATCTTCACAAAGAG GAGGACTATTCCACCTTACCAGACAAAGCTGGCCCTGGTGAAGCAGGAACTAGGTCTTCACCTAAAGGAACACCTCCATCTCCCCAGACATCCACTCCTTTGGTAAAGAAAACCCCAGAGAAGACTCTACAGCTTCCCAGTCCTCCTGAATATGTGATCTATACAGATGGTGAGCTGGAACTAGCTCGGAAACACTATTTTGAGATGGCCTGCACTGGTAGAGAGGGAGAAGCTGCCATGTCCAAAGAGCTGAGATGCAGGCTGGTGAGAAACACTGTCACCAGCATGATTTCAATCTTGAGAGCAAGTCGACAAGGAGAGGAGTTACGATACCCGTCCAAGTACGATGTTACTGCCATGGCTAAGAAACTAGTGGAGTATTATCCCATGCTACAGGATAACGACTTACCTGCCAAATAT ACGAGCATGTACAGTTATCTTCAGAAGAGGATCCTGAATATTAAGTCCCCTCGAAAGAGGCAGGGTCCCACACCAGAGAGGGGCCGTTCAAAAAAAAGGCGCCACATTGAGTTCTCACCAAGTGACCagggagaagatgatgatgCAGATTCAAGTGGCGGATCAACGATTCTTTTGCCACCAGTGAGCAGTTCTGATGGCGACAGTTCAG TCAACATGGATAGTCTAGCAACACAGGCCAGGCATTACAAGACTCTGCAGGACCTGTATAAGAAGCCAAAACCCAACCGAGATGCTGTTTGCCAAATTCTTGACCTTGAGTTTCAATCAAGAAGAGCCTTCATTGACAGCGATgttctgaaagaagaagatagGCCAACAAAGATTCTAGAGGCATATCCATGTTTCAAGGAGCTTCACAAT GTGATGGATGAGCTACGGCGGATCCTGgataagaacaacaacaaattcaTAACTGAAGTAAAGGCAAGATGGGAGGACTTCTGCTCCATGGTTCAGTTTTATGGTCTTTGGAAGAAGGTGTTAAAGCCACCGATGAACCAAAATAGAG TGGAATGCAACATCGCCCTGTTTAGGGCACTCCCTACACTCTTCCCCTCACCAACTGCGCCACCCAAGAAGCTGGGACATGCCAGTGAGGCATTGCTTCATGTCCTTCAG cCAACAGAAGATCCAGCCATCTACCTTCAGAGGAGATCTCTCTTCAGCCCTGTTTTGCTCTTTGATGGGTCCCACTGTATTATGGCAATTGGAACCACACCCATCACCACATTTGCTGAAGAAGACCTCCGTCAAGGTTTGCTGTATCTGATGGCATACTACTACACCTTGCATCTCACATATCCAAAGTGTGTGGCAACCCTTCTGtctgtcattcagactgaagtGTTAAAGGACAGTATCCATGAGCGAGACACCACAAGCTCATACAAAAAAGCCATGGCAGAGTGGAAGGCTTTTATTCAGGAGTAG
- the LOC115797513 gene encoding uncharacterized protein LOC115797513 isoform X2: MNGLDDVTVSVLNAANIDEVLIHTLSRDDLRDLFPGPENFLRRKQLWAHLHKEEDYSTLPDKAGPGEAGTRSSPKGTPPSPQTSTPLVKKTPEKTLQLPSPPEYVIYTDGELELARKHYFEMACTGREGEAAMSKELRCRLVRNTVTSMISILRASRQGEELRYPSKYDVTAMAKKLVEYYPMLQDNDLPAKYTSMYSYLQKRILNIKSPRKRQGPTPERGRSKKRRHIEFSPSDQGEDDDADSSGGSTILLPPVSSSDGDSSVNMDSLATQARHYKTLQDLYKKPKPNRDAVCQILDLEFQSRRAFIDSDVLKEEDRPTKILEAYPCFKELHNVMDELRRILDKNNNKFITEVKARWEDFCSMVQFYGLWKKVLKPPMNQNRVECNIALFRALPTLFPSPTAPPKKLGHASEALLHVLQPTEDPAIYLQRRSLFSPVLLFDGSHCIMAIGTTPITTFAEEDLRQGLLYLMAYYYTLHLTYPKCVATLLSVIQTEVLKDSIHERDTTSSYKKAMAEWKAFIQE; this comes from the exons ATGAATGGACTAGATGATGTTACAGTATCAGTTCTAAATG CTGCCAACATAGATGAGGTTTTAATCCACACCCTCAGTCGTGATGATTTAAGAGATCTTTTTCCTGGTCCAGAAAACTTTCTCAGGAGGAAACAGTTGTGGGCTCATCTTCACAAAGAG GAGGACTATTCCACCTTACCAGACAAAGCTGGCCCTGGTGAAGCAGGAACTAGGTCTTCACCTAAAGGAACACCTCCATCTCCCCAGACATCCACTCCTTTGGTAAAGAAAACCCCAGAGAAGACTCTACAGCTTCCCAGTCCTCCTGAATATGTGATCTATACAGATGGTGAGCTGGAACTAGCTCGGAAACACTATTTTGAGATGGCCTGCACTGGTAGAGAGGGAGAAGCTGCCATGTCCAAAGAGCTGAGATGCAGGCTGGTGAGAAACACTGTCACCAGCATGATTTCAATCTTGAGAGCAAGTCGACAAGGAGAGGAGTTACGATACCCGTCCAAGTACGATGTTACTGCCATGGCTAAGAAACTAGTGGAGTATTATCCCATGCTACAGGATAACGACTTACCTGCCAAATAT ACGAGCATGTACAGTTATCTTCAGAAGAGGATCCTGAATATTAAGTCCCCTCGAAAGAGGCAGGGTCCCACACCAGAGAGGGGCCGTTCAAAAAAAAGGCGCCACATTGAGTTCTCACCAAGTGACCagggagaagatgatgatgCAGATTCAAGTGGCGGATCAACGATTCTTTTGCCACCAGTGAGCAGTTCTGATGGCGACAGTTCAG TCAACATGGATAGTCTAGCAACACAGGCCAGGCATTACAAGACTCTGCAGGACCTGTATAAGAAGCCAAAACCCAACCGAGATGCTGTTTGCCAAATTCTTGACCTTGAGTTTCAATCAAGAAGAGCCTTCATTGACAGCGATgttctgaaagaagaagatagGCCAACAAAGATTCTAGAGGCATATCCATGTTTCAAGGAGCTTCACAAT GTGATGGATGAGCTACGGCGGATCCTGgataagaacaacaacaaattcaTAACTGAAGTAAAGGCAAGATGGGAGGACTTCTGCTCCATGGTTCAGTTTTATGGTCTTTGGAAGAAGGTGTTAAAGCCACCGATGAACCAAAATAGAG TGGAATGCAACATCGCCCTGTTTAGGGCACTCCCTACACTCTTCCCCTCACCAACTGCGCCACCCAAGAAGCTGGGACATGCCAGTGAGGCATTGCTTCATGTCCTTCAG cCAACAGAAGATCCAGCCATCTACCTTCAGAGGAGATCTCTCTTCAGCCCTGTTTTGCTCTTTGATGGGTCCCACTGTATTATGGCAATTGGAACCACACCCATCACCACATTTGCTGAAGAAGACCTCCGTCAAGGTTTGCTGTATCTGATGGCATACTACTACACCTTGCATCTCACATATCCAAAGTGTGTGGCAACCCTTCTGtctgtcattcagactgaagtGTTAAAGGACAGTATCCATGAGCGAGACACCACAAGCTCATACAAAAAAGCCATGGCAGAGTGGAAGGCTTTTATTCAGGAGTAG
- the LOC115797512 gene encoding uncharacterized protein LOC115797512 isoform X1, protein MACWRCMICFVFVALTLKSLLSHINKTHSRSPNFRVICGIDGCTEEYRVFNSFYYHIRRIHALYLATGNPPTQWMTAASSDLSHAAGEHFDIPVFSDCATKTQGMQRTDSEVNIPVIPNEMSSPELEDFQTPNTDNQEGAATASENLVRCAAAFTISVRERCHLSQRGVNSIVSGVQQYQTAFLSTMKDTMKSLFQRHSDNMEQLQEAVLAELENFQDPFSMMASTYIQDSTIQRLFNPVIPEEVVMSQKVCRVNKGQSRVIAIKNRSFYYIPLIRSLEQLLSNSRIFAMINTAPQSCHKDGFLYDIIDGSIYKSHPLFSKEPSALQIILYADEIEICNPLGSHASVNKLFMFYYTLGNIDPKFRSKLAAIRLLAIAKADDIDKCGVDFVLQRINEDLKLLYNGVKIQTQSGSMDLFGAVVSVCGDTLAQHELAGFKEGVGFAYSKCRHCECTFDEMQINFNELSFTKRTMKKHIKQCCEIEKACTDFLKSSLKTTYGINRRSKLIDFPAFDLIQQTPQDIMHIILEGVAPMEIKCVLKHLVLSGQMELDVFNSAMQSFPLSPVDIRDKPCPISVTTLASNDNKLKQSSGQMLILLKIMPFLLNSIEKNEYVQFVLDLIKIVQILFAPILSVQSVFRLKNMIEQHLKQFKKLFPENNIIPKQHYLLHLPAQILHLGPVIRHMCMRFESKHCFFKQWASKLNFRNVCKSLVNHNQLSECCQNELGTEHPIFVHEKELGPVSEVKNPEYIAAKIRDFLGIGGIQHGVKVKWLILNGNKYISEKSLIITSVSDTVPVFGLIKNIFVVDSSLYCFEYQLYETVGFNTDFLAYKIVVPNLAQATEFIDAEKLVDPTSYYPVSFKCSMYVLTKYNLDDVIALKS, encoded by the exons ATGGCCTGTTGGAGGTGTatgatttgctttgtttttgttgccttAACATTGAAGTCTCTCTTAAGCCATATTAACAAAACACATAGCCGCAGTCCAAACTTCCGAGTCATATGCGGAATAGATGGTTGTACAGAGGAATACAGAGTCTTTAACTCTTTTTACTACCATATCAGACGCATTCATGCTCTGTATCTTGCGACTGGGAACCCTCCTACCCAGTGGATGACAGCAGCATCATCTGACTTATCACATGCTGCAGGTGAACATTTTGACATACCAGTTTTTTCTGACTGTGCCACTAAAACACAAGGAATGCAAAGGACCGACAGTGAGGTCAACATACCTGTCATTCCAAATGAAATGTCAAGTCCGGAGCTTGAGGATTTCCAGACTCCAAATACTGATAATCAG GAAGGAGCTGCTACAGCAAGTGAAAATCTCGTCAGATGTGCAGCTGCATTTACCATCAGTGTCCGGGAAAGATGTCACCTATCCCAG agggGTGTCAACAGTATTGTCTCTGGAGTCCAGCAGTATCAAACTGCTTTTCTCAGTACCATGAAGGACACCATGAAGTCGCTCTTTCAAAGACATTCAGACaatatggagcagctacaagagGCAGTATTGGCAGAACTGGAAAATTTTCAAGATCCTTTCTCCATGATGGCTTCCACATACATTCAGGACAGCACAATCCAGAGGCTTTTTAACCCAGTCATACCAGAGGAGGTAGTTATGTCTCAAAAGGTTTGCAGAGTTAACAAAGGACAGTCAAGAGTAATTGCCATCAAAAACAGAAGTTTTTACTATATACCCCTTATTAGGAGCCTTGAACAGTTGTTGTCCAATTCCAGGATTTTTGCCATGATCAACACCGCACCTCAGAGTTGCCACAAAGATGGGTTTTTGTATGACATTATTGATGGGAGCATTTATAAATCCCATCCACTGTTTTCAAAAGAACCTTCTGCTTTACAGATAATTTTGTATGCTGATGAAATAGAGATATGCAATCCTCTTGGGTCACATGcttcagtaaataaattattcatgttttattataCTTTAGGAAACATAGACCCCAAGTTTAGGTCAAAGCTTGCTGCAATCAGACTCCTTGCTATAGCAAAAGCTGATGATATTGACAAATGTGGTGTTGATTTTGTATTACAAAGGATTAATGAAGACTTAAAGTTGCTCTATAATGGTGTCAAAATCCAAACACAGAGTGGTAGCATGGATTTATTTGGTGCTGTAGTTTCGGTCTGTGGTGACACACTTGCCCAACATGAGCTTGCTGGTTTCAAGGAAGGAGTTGGTTTTGCATATAGTAAGTGTAGGCATTGTGAATGTACCTTTGatgaaatgcaaattaattttaatgaacTAAGTTTTACTAAAAGGACAATGAAAAAACATATTaagcagtgctgtgaaataGAAAAGGCTTGCACAGACTTCTTGAAATCATCTCTCAAAACCACCTATGGTATAAACAGAAGAAGCAAGCTGATTGATTTCCCAGCCTTTGACCTCATTCAACAAACACCACAGGATATAATGCACATCATtcttgagggtgttgcacccATGGAAATTAAGTGTGTGCTAAAACACCTTGTTCTCTCTGGACAGATGGAGTTGGATGTGTTCAATTCTGCCATGCAGAGTTTTCCTTTGTCACCAGTAGACATACGTGACAAACCCTGCCCTATCAGTGTCACTACCTTGGCATCTAATGacaataaactgaaacagtCCTCGGGGCAAATGCTGATACTGTTGAAGATCATGCCTTTTCTGCTCAACAGTATAGAGAAAAATGAatatgttcagtttgttttggactTAATTAAGATTGTTCAGATACTCTTTGCCCCTATTTTATCTGTACAAAGTGTGTTCAGACTGAAGAATATGATTGAACAGCATTTGAAACAGTTTAAGAAACTTTTTCCTGAGAATAATATAATACCTAAGCAACATTACCTGTTGCATCTCCCTGCTCAGATTCTTCATCTGGGGCCTGTGATAAGGCACATGTGTATGAGATTCGAATCAAagcactgtttttttaaacaatgggcATCTAAATTGAACTTCAGAAATGTCTGTAAGTCACTTGTGAACCATAATCAGCTTTCTGAATGCTGTCAAAATGAATTGGGCACTGAGCATCCAATATTTGTACATGAGAAGGAATTGGGTCCTGTCTCTGAAGTGAAAAATCCTGAGTATATTGCAGCAAAGATAAGAGATTTTTTGGGGATAGGTGGCATACAACATGGAGTCAAAGTAAAATGGCTTATTCTCAATGGGAACAAGTACATAAGTGAAAAGTCTCTAATAATCACCAGTGTGAGTGACACAgttcctgtttttggacttattaaaaacatttttgtggtaGACAGTTCATTATACTGTTTTGAATACCAGCTTTATGAGACTGTGGGCtttaatacagattttttaGCATATAAAATTGTAGTTCCTAATCTCGCCCAAGCAACAGAGTTtatagatgctgaaaagctagttgATCCTACATCATATTATCCAGTCAGTTTCAAATGCAGTATGTATGTTCTGACAAAATATAACCTTGATGATGTCATTGCACTTAAAAGTTGA
- the LOC115797512 gene encoding uncharacterized protein LOC115797512 isoform X2 translates to MQRTDSEVNIPVIPNEMSSPELEDFQTPNTDNQEGAATASENLVRCAAAFTISVRERCHLSQRGVNSIVSGVQQYQTAFLSTMKDTMKSLFQRHSDNMEQLQEAVLAELENFQDPFSMMASTYIQDSTIQRLFNPVIPEEVVMSQKVCRVNKGQSRVIAIKNRSFYYIPLIRSLEQLLSNSRIFAMINTAPQSCHKDGFLYDIIDGSIYKSHPLFSKEPSALQIILYADEIEICNPLGSHASVNKLFMFYYTLGNIDPKFRSKLAAIRLLAIAKADDIDKCGVDFVLQRINEDLKLLYNGVKIQTQSGSMDLFGAVVSVCGDTLAQHELAGFKEGVGFAYSKCRHCECTFDEMQINFNELSFTKRTMKKHIKQCCEIEKACTDFLKSSLKTTYGINRRSKLIDFPAFDLIQQTPQDIMHIILEGVAPMEIKCVLKHLVLSGQMELDVFNSAMQSFPLSPVDIRDKPCPISVTTLASNDNKLKQSSGQMLILLKIMPFLLNSIEKNEYVQFVLDLIKIVQILFAPILSVQSVFRLKNMIEQHLKQFKKLFPENNIIPKQHYLLHLPAQILHLGPVIRHMCMRFESKHCFFKQWASKLNFRNVCKSLVNHNQLSECCQNELGTEHPIFVHEKELGPVSEVKNPEYIAAKIRDFLGIGGIQHGVKVKWLILNGNKYISEKSLIITSVSDTVPVFGLIKNIFVVDSSLYCFEYQLYETVGFNTDFLAYKIVVPNLAQATEFIDAEKLVDPTSYYPVSFKCSMYVLTKYNLDDVIALKS, encoded by the exons ATGCAAAGGACCGACAGTGAGGTCAACATACCTGTCATTCCAAATGAAATGTCAAGTCCGGAGCTTGAGGATTTCCAGACTCCAAATACTGATAATCAG GAAGGAGCTGCTACAGCAAGTGAAAATCTCGTCAGATGTGCAGCTGCATTTACCATCAGTGTCCGGGAAAGATGTCACCTATCCCAG agggGTGTCAACAGTATTGTCTCTGGAGTCCAGCAGTATCAAACTGCTTTTCTCAGTACCATGAAGGACACCATGAAGTCGCTCTTTCAAAGACATTCAGACaatatggagcagctacaagagGCAGTATTGGCAGAACTGGAAAATTTTCAAGATCCTTTCTCCATGATGGCTTCCACATACATTCAGGACAGCACAATCCAGAGGCTTTTTAACCCAGTCATACCAGAGGAGGTAGTTATGTCTCAAAAGGTTTGCAGAGTTAACAAAGGACAGTCAAGAGTAATTGCCATCAAAAACAGAAGTTTTTACTATATACCCCTTATTAGGAGCCTTGAACAGTTGTTGTCCAATTCCAGGATTTTTGCCATGATCAACACCGCACCTCAGAGTTGCCACAAAGATGGGTTTTTGTATGACATTATTGATGGGAGCATTTATAAATCCCATCCACTGTTTTCAAAAGAACCTTCTGCTTTACAGATAATTTTGTATGCTGATGAAATAGAGATATGCAATCCTCTTGGGTCACATGcttcagtaaataaattattcatgttttattataCTTTAGGAAACATAGACCCCAAGTTTAGGTCAAAGCTTGCTGCAATCAGACTCCTTGCTATAGCAAAAGCTGATGATATTGACAAATGTGGTGTTGATTTTGTATTACAAAGGATTAATGAAGACTTAAAGTTGCTCTATAATGGTGTCAAAATCCAAACACAGAGTGGTAGCATGGATTTATTTGGTGCTGTAGTTTCGGTCTGTGGTGACACACTTGCCCAACATGAGCTTGCTGGTTTCAAGGAAGGAGTTGGTTTTGCATATAGTAAGTGTAGGCATTGTGAATGTACCTTTGatgaaatgcaaattaattttaatgaacTAAGTTTTACTAAAAGGACAATGAAAAAACATATTaagcagtgctgtgaaataGAAAAGGCTTGCACAGACTTCTTGAAATCATCTCTCAAAACCACCTATGGTATAAACAGAAGAAGCAAGCTGATTGATTTCCCAGCCTTTGACCTCATTCAACAAACACCACAGGATATAATGCACATCATtcttgagggtgttgcacccATGGAAATTAAGTGTGTGCTAAAACACCTTGTTCTCTCTGGACAGATGGAGTTGGATGTGTTCAATTCTGCCATGCAGAGTTTTCCTTTGTCACCAGTAGACATACGTGACAAACCCTGCCCTATCAGTGTCACTACCTTGGCATCTAATGacaataaactgaaacagtCCTCGGGGCAAATGCTGATACTGTTGAAGATCATGCCTTTTCTGCTCAACAGTATAGAGAAAAATGAatatgttcagtttgttttggactTAATTAAGATTGTTCAGATACTCTTTGCCCCTATTTTATCTGTACAAAGTGTGTTCAGACTGAAGAATATGATTGAACAGCATTTGAAACAGTTTAAGAAACTTTTTCCTGAGAATAATATAATACCTAAGCAACATTACCTGTTGCATCTCCCTGCTCAGATTCTTCATCTGGGGCCTGTGATAAGGCACATGTGTATGAGATTCGAATCAAagcactgtttttttaaacaatgggcATCTAAATTGAACTTCAGAAATGTCTGTAAGTCACTTGTGAACCATAATCAGCTTTCTGAATGCTGTCAAAATGAATTGGGCACTGAGCATCCAATATTTGTACATGAGAAGGAATTGGGTCCTGTCTCTGAAGTGAAAAATCCTGAGTATATTGCAGCAAAGATAAGAGATTTTTTGGGGATAGGTGGCATACAACATGGAGTCAAAGTAAAATGGCTTATTCTCAATGGGAACAAGTACATAAGTGAAAAGTCTCTAATAATCACCAGTGTGAGTGACACAgttcctgtttttggacttattaaaaacatttttgtggtaGACAGTTCATTATACTGTTTTGAATACCAGCTTTATGAGACTGTGGGCtttaatacagattttttaGCATATAAAATTGTAGTTCCTAATCTCGCCCAAGCAACAGAGTTtatagatgctgaaaagctagttgATCCTACATCATATTATCCAGTCAGTTTCAAATGCAGTATGTATGTTCTGACAAAATATAACCTTGATGATGTCATTGCACTTAAAAGTTGA